A stretch of Sinorhizobium meliloti DNA encodes these proteins:
- a CDS encoding peroxiredoxin, translating into MLGRKVPAVTFRTRVRDESVGGSNPFRWQDVTSDDYFAGKRVVLFSLPGAFTPTCSTYQLPDFEKLTSEFRTLGIDEIYCVSVNDAFVMNAWGKSQGLENVKLIPDGSGEFTRKMGMLVAKDNLGFGMRSWRYAAVINNGVVEQWFEEEGYSDNCDSDPYGVSSPQNILAALKSKKLAA; encoded by the coding sequence ATGCTCGGCAGAAAAGTTCCCGCTGTAACCTTCCGCACCCGCGTCCGCGACGAGTCCGTCGGCGGTTCCAATCCGTTCCGCTGGCAGGACGTTACCTCGGACGACTATTTCGCCGGCAAGCGCGTCGTGCTGTTTTCGCTGCCGGGTGCTTTCACCCCGACCTGCTCGACCTACCAGCTGCCGGACTTCGAAAAGCTCACCTCCGAATTCCGGACTCTCGGGATCGACGAGATCTACTGCGTCTCCGTCAACGACGCCTTCGTGATGAACGCCTGGGGCAAATCGCAGGGCCTCGAGAACGTCAAGCTCATTCCGGACGGTTCGGGCGAGTTCACCCGCAAGATGGGCATGCTCGTCGCCAAGGACAATCTCGGCTTCGGCATGCGCTCCTGGCGCTATGCCGCCGTCATCAACAACGGCGTTGTCGAGCAGTGGTTCGAAGAGGAAGGCTACTCCGACAACTGCGACAGCGATCCCTACGGCGTCTCCTCGCCGCAGAACATCCTCGCGGCGCTGAAGTCCAAGAAGCTCGCCGCCTGA
- the ureC gene encoding urease subunit alpha: protein MSYRMSRAAYANMFGPTVGDKVRLADTELFIEVEKDFTTHGEEVKFGGGKVIRDGMGQSQVTREGGAVDTVITNALILDHWGIVKADIGLKDGRIAAIGKAGNPDMQPGVTIIVGPGTEVIAGEGKIVTAGGMDSHIHFICPQQIEEALMSGLTCMLGGGTGPAHGTLATTCTPGPWHIARMIEAADAFPMNLAFAGKGNASLPGALVEMVLGGATSLKLHEDWGTTPAAIDCCLSVADEYDVQVMIHTDTLNESGFVEDTIAAIKGRTIHAYHTEGAGGGHAPDIIRICGQPNVIPSSTNPTRPYTVNTLAEHLDMLMVCHHLSPTIPEDIAFAESRIRKETIAAEDILHDIGAFSIISSDSQAMGRVGEVAIRTWQTADKMKRQRGRLKEETGDNDNFRVKRYIAKYTINPAIAHGLSHEIGSLEVGKRADLVLWNPAFFGVKPDMVLLGGTIAAAPMGDPNASIPTPQPVHYRPMFGAYGRSRTNSSVTFVSQASLDAGLAGRLGVAKELVAVQNTRGGIGKASMIHNSLTPHIEVDPETYEVRADGELLTCEPATVLPMAQRYFLF, encoded by the coding sequence ATGTCCTACAGAATGTCGCGCGCGGCCTATGCCAACATGTTCGGTCCGACCGTGGGCGACAAGGTGCGCCTCGCCGACACCGAGCTCTTCATCGAGGTCGAGAAGGATTTCACCACGCATGGCGAGGAGGTGAAGTTCGGGGGCGGCAAGGTCATCCGTGACGGCATGGGCCAAAGCCAGGTGACGCGCGAAGGCGGCGCGGTCGACACGGTGATCACCAATGCGCTTATCCTCGATCATTGGGGGATCGTGAAGGCGGATATCGGGCTGAAGGACGGGCGGATCGCGGCAATAGGCAAGGCCGGCAATCCGGACATGCAGCCGGGCGTCACCATTATCGTCGGCCCGGGCACGGAGGTCATCGCCGGCGAGGGCAAGATCGTCACGGCCGGGGGCATGGACAGCCATATACATTTCATCTGCCCGCAGCAGATCGAAGAGGCGTTGATGAGCGGCCTGACCTGCATGCTCGGCGGCGGGACGGGACCGGCGCACGGTACGCTCGCCACGACCTGCACGCCCGGACCGTGGCACATCGCCCGCATGATCGAAGCGGCCGATGCGTTTCCGATGAATCTCGCCTTTGCGGGCAAGGGAAATGCGTCGCTGCCCGGCGCGCTCGTGGAAATGGTACTCGGCGGCGCGACCTCGCTGAAGCTGCACGAGGATTGGGGCACGACGCCGGCCGCCATCGACTGCTGCCTCTCCGTTGCCGACGAATACGACGTGCAGGTTATGATCCATACCGACACACTCAACGAAAGCGGCTTCGTCGAGGATACGATCGCGGCGATCAAGGGCAGGACGATCCACGCCTACCACACGGAAGGCGCCGGCGGCGGGCATGCGCCTGATATCATCAGGATCTGCGGCCAGCCGAACGTCATCCCGTCCTCGACCAATCCGACGCGGCCCTATACGGTGAACACGCTTGCGGAACATCTCGACATGCTGATGGTATGCCATCACCTGTCGCCCACCATTCCGGAAGACATCGCCTTCGCCGAAAGCCGCATCCGCAAGGAGACGATCGCAGCGGAGGATATCCTCCACGATATCGGCGCCTTCTCGATCATTTCCTCCGACAGCCAGGCGATGGGGCGGGTCGGCGAGGTGGCGATCCGCACCTGGCAGACCGCCGACAAGATGAAGCGCCAGCGCGGACGGCTCAAGGAGGAGACCGGCGACAACGACAATTTCCGGGTCAAGCGCTACATCGCCAAATATACGATCAACCCGGCGATAGCCCATGGCCTCAGCCATGAGATCGGCTCGCTCGAGGTCGGCAAGCGCGCCGATCTGGTCCTCTGGAATCCCGCCTTCTTCGGCGTGAAGCCCGACATGGTGCTTCTCGGCGGCACGATCGCCGCAGCACCCATGGGCGACCCGAACGCCTCCATCCCCACGCCGCAGCCGGTCCACTACCGGCCGATGTTCGGCGCCTATGGAAGGAGCCGGACCAACTCCTCGGTCACCTTCGTCTCGCAGGCGTCGCTCGATGCCGGGCTCGCCGGCAGGCTCGGCGTCGCCAAGGAGCTCGTCGCTGTCCAGAATACCCGCGGCGGCATCGGCAAGGCGTCGATGATCCACAACAGCCTGACGCCGCATATCGAGGTCGACCCGGAAACCTACGAGGTCCGCGCCGACGGCGAGCTCCTGACCTGCGAGCCGGCGACGGTGCTGCCGATGGCGCAGCGGTATTTCCTGTTCTAG
- a CDS encoding helix-turn-helix domain-containing protein translates to MAKKYKSEAMAAIHETMESLFEAGAIDKQTMREFDDACLTAVESMTPEEIRAIREREHISQPVFARYLNVSKGLVSDWERGVKKPGGPALRLLTIVQKRGLAAIA, encoded by the coding sequence ATGGCGAAGAAGTATAAGAGTGAGGCAATGGCGGCCATCCATGAAACCATGGAGAGCCTGTTTGAAGCCGGCGCGATCGACAAGCAGACGATGCGCGAATTCGACGACGCCTGCTTGACGGCCGTGGAGTCAATGACCCCGGAGGAAATTCGCGCTATTCGGGAGCGTGAACATATCTCGCAGCCTGTCTTTGCCCGCTACCTCAATGTGAGCAAGGGGCTTGTGTCCGATTGGGAGCGCGGGGTGAAGAAGCCGGGAGGGCCGGCGCTGCGATTGCTGACCATTGTTCAGAAAAGAGGGCTTGCGGCGATTGCCTGA
- a CDS encoding alpha/beta fold hydrolase: MTKSQVKTTTNDVSRREILAGAIGAATATATAAAALSAASPAVAGGAEPPAGAATPGATGSRIITRDGVEIYYKDWGPKGGPVVILSHGWPLSSDSWEAQAFYLANNGFRVVTHDRRGHGRSSQPWDGNDMDHYADDLADLIETLDLKDIFLAGFSTGGGEVARYIGRHGTARVAKAGLISAVPPLMVKTDDNPGGLPKEVFDGLQAASLADRSQLYRDIASGPFFGFNRPGAKPSQGMIDSFWLQGMTAGHKNAYDSIVAFSQTDFTEDLKKFDVPTLIIHGDDDQVVPIDAAARASKKLVPQAELKVYPGAPHGITDTHKDQLNKDLLDFARS, from the coding sequence ATGACCAAGTCTCAGGTGAAGACAACCACGAACGACGTCTCCCGCAGAGAAATTCTGGCAGGCGCAATCGGCGCCGCCACCGCCACCGCCACCGCCGCGGCCGCTCTCTCGGCCGCCAGCCCGGCCGTCGCCGGGGGTGCTGAGCCGCCCGCCGGTGCGGCGACCCCTGGAGCAACCGGCAGCAGGATCATCACGCGTGATGGCGTCGAGATCTATTATAAGGACTGGGGTCCGAAGGGCGGACCTGTGGTCATCCTCAGCCATGGCTGGCCGCTTTCGTCGGATAGCTGGGAGGCACAGGCCTTCTATCTCGCCAATAACGGCTTTCGGGTCGTCACCCATGACCGCCGCGGCCACGGCCGTTCGAGCCAGCCATGGGACGGCAACGACATGGACCATTATGCCGACGATCTCGCCGATCTGATCGAAACGCTGGACCTCAAGGATATCTTCCTTGCCGGCTTCTCGACCGGCGGCGGCGAAGTCGCCCGTTATATCGGACGCCACGGCACGGCCCGCGTCGCCAAGGCAGGACTAATCTCGGCAGTGCCGCCCTTGATGGTCAAGACCGACGACAACCCCGGCGGTCTGCCAAAGGAGGTGTTCGATGGCCTGCAGGCCGCCAGCCTCGCCGATCGCTCGCAGCTTTACCGGGACATCGCCTCGGGCCCGTTCTTCGGCTTCAACCGGCCCGGCGCGAAACCTTCGCAGGGCATGATCGACAGTTTCTGGCTGCAGGGCATGACGGCCGGTCACAAGAACGCCTATGACTCCATCGTCGCCTTTTCGCAGACGGATTTCACGGAGGACTTGAAGAAGTTCGATGTGCCGACGCTCATCATCCATGGCGACGATGACCAGGTCGTGCCCATCGATGCGGCCGCGCGTGCCTCCAAGAAGCTGGTCCCTCAGGCCGAGCTGAAGGTTTATCCGGGTGCTCCGCACGGCATCACGGATACCCACAAGGACCAGCTCAACAAGGACCTGCTCGACTTCGCAAGGTCCTGA
- a CDS encoding urease subunit gamma — protein MNLTPREKDKLLISMAAMVARRRLERGVKLNHPEAIALITDFVVEGARDGRSVAELMEAGAHVLTRDQVMEGIAEMIHDIQVEATFPDGTKLVTVHEPIR, from the coding sequence ATGAATCTCACTCCGCGCGAAAAAGACAAGCTGTTGATTTCCATGGCGGCGATGGTCGCGCGCCGGCGGCTCGAGCGGGGCGTGAAACTCAATCATCCCGAGGCGATCGCCCTCATCACCGACTTCGTCGTGGAAGGCGCGCGAGACGGCCGTTCCGTCGCCGAGCTGATGGAGGCAGGCGCCCATGTTCTCACCCGCGATCAGGTGATGGAGGGCATTGCGGAGATGATCCACGACATCCAGGTCGAGGCGACTTTTCCCGACGGGACGAAGCTCGTCACCGTCCACGAGCCTATCCGTTAA
- a CDS encoding branched-chain amino acid ABC transporter substrate-binding protein encodes MKKSLLSAVALTAMVAFSGTAWADILVGVGGPLTGPNAAFGAQLQKGAEQAAEDINAAGGINGEQIKVVLGDDVSDPKQGVSVAQKFVADGVKFVVGHFNSGVSIPASEIYAENGILQVTPASTNPQFTERGLWNTFRTCGRDDQQGAVAGAYIAANFKDAKVAVIHDKTPYGQGLADETKKSMNEAGVTEALYEGINTGDKDFSALIAKMKQAGVSIVYYGGLHTEAGLIMRQMKDQGLKATMMSGDGIVSNELASIAGDAVDGTLMTFAPDPRKSPAAKDLVEKFRAAGFEPEAYTLYAYAALQVIAEGAKAAGNTDPQAVAEAIKAKGPFKTAIGELGFDEKGDITRPDYVMYTWKKGDDGKFSYFQNE; translated from the coding sequence ATGAAAAAGTCTCTTCTGTCGGCCGTTGCGCTGACAGCAATGGTCGCCTTCAGCGGCACCGCGTGGGCTGACATCCTGGTCGGTGTCGGTGGTCCGTTGACTGGTCCGAACGCCGCCTTCGGCGCGCAGCTCCAGAAAGGTGCAGAACAGGCGGCCGAGGACATCAATGCTGCAGGTGGCATCAATGGGGAACAGATCAAGGTCGTACTCGGCGACGACGTTTCGGATCCCAAGCAGGGTGTTTCCGTCGCCCAGAAATTCGTGGCCGATGGCGTGAAATTCGTCGTTGGTCACTTCAACTCGGGCGTCTCGATTCCCGCATCGGAAATCTATGCGGAAAACGGCATCCTGCAGGTGACGCCAGCCTCGACCAACCCGCAGTTCACCGAACGCGGCCTGTGGAACACCTTCCGCACCTGCGGCCGTGACGACCAGCAGGGCGCCGTTGCGGGCGCCTATATCGCGGCCAATTTCAAGGACGCGAAGGTCGCCGTCATTCACGACAAGACCCCCTATGGTCAGGGCCTTGCCGACGAAACCAAGAAGTCGATGAACGAAGCCGGCGTCACCGAGGCGCTCTATGAAGGCATCAACACCGGCGACAAGGACTTCTCCGCACTTATCGCCAAGATGAAGCAGGCTGGTGTCTCGATCGTCTATTACGGCGGTCTGCACACGGAAGCCGGCCTGATCATGCGTCAGATGAAGGACCAGGGCCTGAAGGCGACGATGATGTCGGGCGACGGCATCGTCTCGAACGAACTGGCCTCGATTGCCGGCGATGCGGTCGACGGCACGCTGATGACCTTCGCACCGGACCCGCGCAAGAGCCCGGCCGCCAAGGACCTCGTCGAGAAGTTCCGCGCCGCCGGCTTCGAGCCTGAAGCCTACACGCTCTATGCCTATGCGGCCCTTCAAGTGATCGCAGAAGGCGCCAAGGCCGCCGGCAACACCGATCCGCAGGCGGTCGCCGAAGCCATCAAGGCCAAGGGCCCGTTCAAGACGGCAATCGGCGAGCTCGGCTTTGACGAAAAGGGCGACATCACCCGCCCGGACTACGTCATGTACACCTGGAAGAAGGGTGACGACGGCAAGTTCAGCTACTTCCAGAACGAATAG
- a CDS encoding MarR family winged helix-turn-helix transcriptional regulator, translated as MAKTNLPSSEELMKLDNFLCFAIYSANHAFTRVYKPLLDELDLTYPQYLVMVALWEKDDQTVGSLGEKLFLESSTLTPMLKRLEAMGYILRTRDKADERQVRVRLTETGRALREKASRVPIGIADATGMEPAEVARLKREIAALRASLLR; from the coding sequence ATGGCGAAGACAAACCTCCCCTCCTCGGAGGAACTCATGAAGCTCGACAACTTCCTGTGCTTTGCGATCTACTCCGCAAATCACGCCTTCACGCGTGTCTACAAGCCGCTCCTCGACGAGCTCGACCTGACCTACCCGCAATACCTCGTGATGGTTGCTCTTTGGGAAAAGGACGACCAGACCGTCGGCAGTCTGGGCGAGAAGCTGTTCCTGGAGTCGAGCACCCTCACTCCCATGCTGAAGCGGCTGGAAGCCATGGGCTACATTTTGCGGACCCGCGACAAGGCCGATGAGCGGCAAGTGCGTGTGCGACTGACCGAGACCGGCCGCGCGCTCAGGGAAAAAGCAAGCCGCGTTCCGATCGGCATTGCCGATGCGACGGGAATGGAGCCGGCAGAGGTCGCCCGGCTGAAACGAGAAATCGCGGCTCTCCGGGCGTCGCTGCTGCGATAA
- a CDS encoding urease accessory protein: MQSGRVIMIVGNGDVPEGAAATIDAADLVIRFNDCRSVGKGGSRTDIIAVCNTGRPALSMLGGGRWKTSAAVRQARELWSVRSGARFAAMRAALAGTHPDLDDFCDDYTAGFESFARATARKHRVIAAETHDRLERDLARFAPSPYVAPSSGLVVIADIVSSFAAAGDDVVLAGFGHIGWQWHPFAAERRYVDALAAQGRLRRLHPFASSDLPQGA, translated from the coding sequence TTGCAAAGCGGCCGCGTCATCATGATCGTTGGCAATGGTGACGTGCCCGAGGGCGCTGCCGCGACGATCGATGCAGCCGATCTGGTGATCCGTTTCAACGATTGCCGCTCGGTCGGGAAGGGCGGCAGCAGGACCGATATCATCGCCGTCTGCAACACCGGCCGCCCGGCACTGTCGATGCTCGGCGGCGGGCGCTGGAAGACGAGTGCGGCGGTCCGGCAGGCACGCGAGCTATGGAGCGTCCGCTCCGGAGCCAGGTTCGCCGCGATGCGGGCAGCACTTGCCGGGACCCATCCGGATCTCGACGATTTCTGCGACGACTATACGGCCGGCTTCGAGAGCTTCGCGCGGGCGACGGCACGCAAGCACCGGGTCATCGCGGCCGAGACGCATGACCGGCTGGAGCGCGATCTCGCCCGCTTCGCGCCGTCGCCTTATGTCGCGCCGTCGAGCGGTCTGGTGGTGATTGCCGACATCGTGTCGAGCTTTGCCGCAGCCGGCGACGATGTCGTGCTTGCCGGCTTCGGCCATATCGGCTGGCAGTGGCACCCGTTCGCCGCCGAGCGCCGCTATGTCGATGCGCTCGCAGCGCAAGGGCGGCTTCGCCGACTTCATCCATTTGCCTCTTCAGATTTGCCCCAGGGAGCCTGA
- a CDS encoding urease accessory protein UreD, with amino-acid sequence MEPAAIIAPQRARGEGRLVAKAEGGRTRIAELYQEGCAKIRLPKTFDASMEAVLINSSGGVTGGDRLSWEFRAGKGTKLTLTTQACEKVYKAAAGTAEIATRISVAAGAHVDWLPQETILFDRSALSRSLEVDLAADASFLAVEAVLIGRKAMGEEVRAGLFRDNWRIRSGGRLIHAENLALAGDIAALASRRAVLDGAAAFATLVYAAPDCESQLSKLRLALAGHALSGVSHYDVGGRDKIVARVAAADGFALRKILIPLISHLRKDASVPKVWTL; translated from the coding sequence ATGGAACCGGCAGCGATCATCGCACCGCAGCGGGCGAGGGGAGAGGGGCGGCTCGTCGCCAAGGCTGAAGGCGGCCGCACGCGCATCGCCGAGCTCTACCAGGAAGGCTGCGCCAAGATCCGTCTGCCGAAGACCTTCGATGCCTCGATGGAGGCCGTGCTCATCAATTCGTCGGGCGGCGTGACGGGCGGTGACCGGCTTTCCTGGGAGTTCAGGGCGGGCAAAGGCACGAAACTCACGCTGACGACGCAGGCCTGCGAGAAGGTCTACAAGGCAGCCGCCGGCACGGCCGAGATTGCGACGCGCATATCGGTCGCCGCCGGCGCTCACGTCGACTGGCTGCCGCAGGAGACGATTCTCTTCGATCGGTCGGCCCTGTCGCGGAGCCTCGAGGTCGACCTCGCCGCCGATGCATCCTTTCTCGCAGTGGAGGCCGTTCTGATCGGCCGCAAGGCCATGGGTGAGGAGGTGCGCGCCGGCCTCTTCCGCGACAATTGGCGAATTCGAAGCGGCGGCAGGCTGATCCACGCGGAGAACCTCGCCTTGGCCGGCGACATCGCGGCGCTTGCGTCCCGGCGAGCGGTGCTCGACGGCGCTGCCGCCTTCGCGACCCTCGTCTATGCCGCGCCGGACTGCGAGTCGCAGCTTTCCAAACTGCGCTTGGCGCTCGCGGGACATGCCCTGTCCGGCGTCAGCCATTACGACGTCGGCGGTCGCGACAAGATCGTCGCCCGCGTTGCTGCGGCCGATGGGTTCGCGCTCAGAAAAATCCTCATCCCGCTCATTTCGCACTTGCGTAAAGACGCGTCAGTGCCGAAAGTCTGGACTCTCTGA
- a CDS encoding putative quinol monooxygenase, producing MRGREPCTFPRFTGKGMQKSMVYIIAYLTAHAGKGDEVVALTTPLIEATLKEAGCVSYELYRKPTDPDALVFVETWKDRAAIDAHFAEPHLKAFQTAAANLLASARVEIVHPEKIEVV from the coding sequence ATGCGGGGGCGCGAACCATGCACGTTTCCTCGTTTCACCGGTAAGGGAATGCAGAAATCCATGGTTTACATCATTGCATATCTGACGGCGCATGCGGGCAAGGGCGACGAGGTCGTGGCACTGACGACGCCGCTGATCGAAGCGACGCTGAAAGAGGCCGGTTGCGTCAGCTATGAGCTCTATCGCAAGCCCACGGATCCCGATGCGCTGGTGTTCGTCGAAACATGGAAGGACAGGGCGGCTATCGATGCGCATTTCGCCGAGCCGCATCTGAAGGCCTTCCAGACGGCGGCGGCGAATCTTTTGGCGAGCGCCCGCGTCGAGATCGTGCATCCGGAAAAGATCGAGGTGGTCTGA
- a CDS encoding lysozyme inhibitor LprI family protein — protein sequence MRAAAPALSLLLCCTAPANAQQPEPDCRKAVSQMDLNICADQDYRAADAELNKTYRLVVAAMQATDKELGDIDAAYAGALEALKKAQRAWIGYRDGQCELAGFEARGGSMEPMLVSGCLAELTRKRTAELKELMESAEN from the coding sequence ATGAGAGCGGCCGCTCCTGCGCTGAGCCTGTTGTTGTGCTGCACGGCTCCCGCCAATGCGCAACAGCCTGAGCCGGATTGCCGGAAGGCCGTGAGCCAGATGGATCTCAACATTTGCGCCGATCAGGACTACCGGGCGGCGGATGCGGAGCTGAACAAGACCTACCGCCTTGTGGTCGCGGCCATGCAGGCGACCGACAAGGAGCTTGGCGACATCGACGCGGCTTACGCCGGAGCGCTCGAGGCACTAAAAAAAGCGCAGCGAGCCTGGATCGGCTATCGCGACGGCCAATGCGAACTCGCCGGGTTCGAGGCGAGGGGCGGCTCGATGGAACCCATGCTGGTCTCCGGTTGCCTCGCAGAGCTGACACGCAAGCGCACCGCCGAGCTCAAGGAACTCATGGAATCTGCGGAGAATTGA
- a CDS encoding DUF1272 domain-containing protein, giving the protein MLSLRPNCECCDRDLPPDSGDAMICTFECTFCAGCAETKLGGTCPNCGGELVRRPVRPASMLKKYPASTARVLKPQGCAPERAA; this is encoded by the coding sequence ATGCTCAGCCTGCGTCCGAACTGCGAATGCTGCGATCGAGACCTGCCACCCGATAGCGGCGATGCGATGATCTGCACCTTCGAGTGTACCTTTTGCGCCGGCTGTGCGGAAACGAAGCTTGGCGGGACTTGCCCGAATTGCGGCGGCGAACTGGTTCGGCGCCCGGTGCGGCCCGCGTCAATGCTGAAGAAATATCCGGCATCGACGGCGCGCGTCCTGAAGCCTCAGGGCTGTGCGCCCGAACGAGCCGCCTGA
- a CDS encoding urease subunit beta: MIPGEIIAAAGEIELNAGLETVSIEVANSGDRPVQVGSHYHFAETNPGLIFDRDAARGKRLDIPAGTAVRFEPGQTRQVTLIPLSGKREVFGFRQQVMGKL, translated from the coding sequence ATGATTCCAGGTGAGATTATCGCCGCCGCCGGTGAGATCGAGTTGAATGCGGGCCTCGAAACCGTCAGCATCGAGGTCGCCAACTCGGGCGACCGACCGGTGCAGGTCGGTAGCCATTATCATTTCGCCGAGACCAATCCGGGCCTGATCTTCGACCGTGACGCCGCGCGCGGCAAGCGGCTCGACATTCCTGCGGGTACGGCCGTCCGCTTCGAGCCGGGACAGACACGGCAGGTGACGCTCATCCCGCTTTCGGGAAAACGCGAGGTTTTCGGCTTCCGCCAGCAGGTCATGGGGAAGCTATGA
- a CDS encoding type II toxin-antitoxin system RelE/ParE family toxin, translating into MAVRIFKNAWFERFTRKQRIADAALVDAVRRAERGQIDADLGGGVIKQRVARAGQGKSGGYRTIILFRLEQRAFFVFGFAKSEQANIEDGEEALFKKMAKELLALSDAQMAVLIGKGRFSEVEDGEEV; encoded by the coding sequence ATGGCGGTGCGGATTTTTAAGAACGCATGGTTTGAGCGTTTTACTCGAAAGCAGAGGATCGCGGACGCTGCCTTGGTAGACGCGGTGCGCCGCGCCGAACGAGGCCAGATTGACGCCGATCTTGGCGGCGGCGTGATCAAACAGCGTGTCGCGAGGGCGGGGCAAGGGAAGTCAGGCGGTTATCGCACGATCATCCTGTTTAGGCTGGAACAGCGGGCATTCTTCGTTTTCGGCTTTGCAAAGAGTGAACAGGCCAACATTGAAGACGGCGAGGAAGCCCTGTTCAAGAAGATGGCGAAGGAACTCCTTGCGCTATCGGATGCGCAAATGGCCGTGCTGATTGGGAAAGGGCGCTTTTCGGAGGTTGAAGATGGCGAAGAAGTATAA
- the ureE gene encoding urease accessory protein UreE, giving the protein MPYRSTEVLSPGPGERAPLHRLTLTHEQRHLRRKLLHLENDDVVMLDLKEPVMLADGDLLVLEGGGHIEVKAAAEALYDIRARNPLHLMELAWHLGNRHLPAAVEEGRILIARDPVIRAMLEGLGATVDEVNEPFHPLHGAYHQHGHGDHYRHG; this is encoded by the coding sequence GTGCCCTATCGCTCGACCGAAGTTCTTTCGCCCGGTCCCGGCGAAAGGGCGCCGCTTCATCGCTTGACCCTGACGCATGAGCAGCGCCATCTGCGCCGCAAGCTCCTGCACCTCGAAAACGACGATGTGGTGATGCTGGATCTCAAGGAGCCCGTGATGCTCGCCGATGGCGATCTTCTGGTGCTCGAGGGCGGCGGCCATATCGAGGTGAAGGCGGCAGCGGAAGCGCTTTACGACATCCGCGCGCGAAACCCGCTGCACCTGATGGAGCTTGCCTGGCATCTCGGCAACCGGCACCTCCCGGCGGCGGTGGAAGAGGGGCGGATTCTGATCGCCCGCGACCCGGTCATTCGCGCGATGCTGGAGGGCCTGGGCGCCACCGTCGATGAAGTGAACGAACCCTTCCATCCCCTGCACGGCGCCTACCACCAGCACGGTCACGGCGATCACTACCGTCATGGCTGA
- a CDS encoding 2-hydroxyacid dehydrogenase, with amino-acid sequence MMTAKPRILITRRWPQAVERVLAERFDTVLNEEDRPLDRSALADALRNFDAVLPTVSDRLPADVFTGGGLRTRILGNFGVGYNHIDAGAAKEAGIVVTNTPGVLTDCTADLAVSLLLAAARRTGEGERQVRAGAWDGWRPTHMIGTKVTGKTLGIIGFGRIGKAMAKRCHFGFDMDIVFYNRSRVAPEEAARFGARQLDTVEDVLRAADFVSLHCPGGGENRHLINAARLAAMKPAAYLINTSRGDVVDEAALIAALEKGVIRGAGLDVYEAEPDVPTRLRALENVVLLPHLGSATEETRTVMGMKVVDNITAFFAGLQPPDRVA; translated from the coding sequence ATGATGACCGCCAAGCCGCGCATTCTTATCACTCGCCGCTGGCCGCAGGCCGTGGAGCGGGTTTTGGCCGAAAGGTTCGATACAGTCCTCAACGAGGAGGACCGGCCGCTCGACAGGAGCGCGCTCGCAGACGCCTTGCGTAATTTCGATGCGGTGCTGCCGACCGTCTCGGACCGGCTGCCGGCCGATGTTTTCACGGGCGGAGGTCTTCGCACCCGGATCCTCGGCAATTTCGGCGTAGGCTACAATCACATCGACGCCGGAGCTGCCAAGGAAGCCGGCATCGTGGTGACGAATACGCCCGGCGTTCTGACCGATTGCACTGCTGATCTCGCCGTATCGCTGCTGCTCGCCGCCGCGCGCCGGACCGGCGAAGGCGAGCGGCAGGTGAGGGCGGGCGCGTGGGACGGGTGGCGGCCGACCCACATGATCGGAACGAAGGTGACGGGCAAGACGCTCGGCATCATCGGCTTCGGGCGCATCGGAAAAGCCATGGCGAAGCGCTGCCATTTCGGCTTCGACATGGACATCGTCTTCTACAACCGCTCCAGGGTAGCGCCGGAGGAAGCGGCGCGCTTCGGGGCCCGCCAGCTCGATACGGTCGAGGACGTGCTCAGGGCAGCGGACTTCGTGTCGCTGCATTGCCCGGGCGGCGGCGAGAACCGGCATTTGATCAACGCGGCGCGCCTTGCGGCAATGAAGCCGGCCGCCTATCTCATCAACACGTCGCGGGGCGATGTCGTGGACGAGGCGGCATTGATCGCGGCCCTTGAGAAGGGCGTGATCCGCGGCGCCGGGCTCGATGTCTACGAGGCGGAGCCTGACGTTCCCACGCGCCTGCGTGCGCTCGAAAACGTCGTGCTGCTGCCGCATCTCGGCAGTGCCACGGAGGAGACGCGCACGGTAATGGGGATGAAGGTCGTCGACAACATCACGGCGTTCTTCGCGGGCCTGCAGCCGCCGGACCGGGTGGCGTGA